In one window of Verrucomicrobiia bacterium DNA:
- a CDS encoding P-II family nitrogen regulator: MKKIEAIIKPFKLEEVKEALSAVGVEGLTVTEVKGFGRQKGHTEIYRGSEYTVDFLPKLKLEVVLEDGLVEGAVEAILKSAKTGKIGDGKIFIMNLEDVIRIRTGEHGDKAI, encoded by the coding sequence ATGAAAAAAATCGAAGCGATTATTAAGCCTTTTAAGCTAGAAGAAGTCAAGGAAGCGCTTTCTGCGGTAGGTGTGGAAGGGTTGACTGTGACTGAAGTAAAAGGGTTTGGTCGGCAAAAGGGGCATACAGAAATTTATCGTGGCAGTGAATATACAGTGGATTTTTTGCCTAAGCTTAAGTTGGAAGTGGTGTTGGAAGATGGTTTGGTAGAGGGTGCAGTGGAAGCGATTTTGAAGAGCGCTAAGACGGGCAAGATTGGGGATGGAAAAATTTTCATTATGAATTTGGAAGATGTCATTCGTATTCGCACAGGCGAACATGGTGATAAAGCAATTTAA
- a CDS encoding protein kinase produces MAEENSETGTQSRYSILEPLGEGGEGSVFRAWDNQLGRVVALKRLKADADAMSALWQETQILVSLHHPNIVTLFDFGSDAEGPFVVMELLEGKTLDQVVTEFHISVPFFQQLARQVLSGLSAAHAKQVVHRDLKPSNIFLQFHEDQSFTAKILDFGLAKAVEAPQEQTSDQDQSVMGSIYTMSPEQLSRQPIDARSDIYSLGCVFYFCLARRFPYTGDSIAQVMHGHLSGKATPLIGVRPEIPPALSNVIMKMLSVRPENRPTIETIRTTIRDVVSSSSRQTSHVDIELKKSAPMGLIVLIVAVVLVLAGGAIWFLKRPKESTQPLATTNQVTATNLVSVPPPVTNPVTPPPEEVSQKEERPSSVDPLNLLQLKKKIGATVMVEGTVMDYGENRTGTLRYLNFAESYRNSLALVFPVKGNEEIFSKEKLETYVGKKIRVTGKLSEFQGRPQMIVEPDQTIEIIE; encoded by the coding sequence ATGGCTGAAGAAAATTCAGAAACAGGAACCCAGTCTCGTTATTCGATTCTCGAACCGTTAGGTGAAGGAGGCGAGGGTTCAGTCTTTCGCGCTTGGGATAACCAATTGGGGCGCGTGGTTGCCTTAAAACGTTTGAAAGCGGATGCTGATGCGATGAGTGCATTATGGCAGGAAACTCAAATTCTTGTTAGTCTACACCATCCTAACATTGTCACATTGTTTGATTTTGGCAGCGATGCCGAAGGGCCTTTCGTTGTCATGGAATTGTTGGAGGGGAAGACATTGGATCAAGTTGTTACTGAATTTCATATTAGCGTTCCGTTTTTTCAACAACTTGCGCGACAAGTGTTAAGTGGTTTGTCGGCTGCTCATGCTAAGCAAGTGGTGCATCGCGATTTGAAACCTTCCAATATTTTTTTACAATTTCATGAAGATCAATCGTTCACGGCTAAGATTCTGGATTTTGGTCTAGCGAAAGCGGTTGAAGCGCCTCAGGAGCAAACGTCCGATCAGGATCAAAGTGTCATGGGTTCCATTTACACGATGTCGCCTGAACAGTTGTCGCGGCAACCTATTGATGCCCGATCTGATATTTATTCTCTAGGTTGCGTTTTTTATTTTTGTTTGGCACGCCGTTTCCCTTACACGGGCGATTCCATTGCGCAAGTTATGCATGGTCATTTGAGCGGAAAAGCGACGCCTTTAATTGGGGTGCGACCTGAAATTCCGCCTGCGCTTTCTAATGTCATTATGAAAATGTTGTCGGTGCGACCTGAAAATCGACCGACTATAGAAACAATTCGAACGACGATTCGTGATGTCGTTTCCAGTTCGAGTCGTCAAACATCCCACGTTGATATCGAACTCAAAAAAAGCGCCCCTATGGGATTGATAGTGCTCATTGTTGCTGTGGTTTTAGTTTTAGCCGGCGGCGCAATCTGGTTTTTAAAGCGTCCTAAGGAATCTACTCAACCTTTAGCAACTACGAATCAAGTTACTGCAACTAACCTAGTTTCGGTTCCGCCTCCAGTGACAAATCCTGTCACTCCTCCACCAGAAGAAGTAAGCCAAAAAGAGGAGAGGCCGAGTTCAGTGGATCCTTTAAATCTGCTTCAATTAAAAAAGAAAATAGGCGCTACCGTTATGGTAGAAGGCACAGTTATGGATTACGGAGAAAATCGAACTGGAACTCTTCGTTATCTTAATTTTGCTGAGAGTTATCGCAATAGTTTGGCTTTGGTTTTTCCGGTAAAAGGGAATGAGGAAATTTTTTCTAAAGAAAAATTGGAAACTTATGTTGGTAAAAAGATTCGTGTCACGGGCAAATTAAGTGAATTTCAAGGCAGACCACAAATGATCGTTGAACCGGATCAAACTATTGAGATTATTGAGTAG
- a CDS encoding SLC13 family permease → MNKKEPSPRNSIWFLGLFLGLLSFLLTLILPPPQNFSLEAWHTLGVGLWMAIWWMLEIVPLAVTALLPLVLMPLLGVRTVAQTASDYGDPLIFLFLSGFLMAQAMQRWGLHERLALSLIMRTGTKPAALVGGFMVATAFLSMWVSNTATAMMMYPIGVSTLNLLKNEKGEFRDIYLPIALMLSIAYAANIGGVATLIGTPPNVMAAAFIEKEFHILIPFWRWMLFGFPLAVCLLVFAYFLLTRWVFTLSKEEIIGVREHIREQIIHLGPVRQEEKAVAAVLGIVVFLWLFKPVLGSWIASLSDTVIALMGVITLFLWPVDLKQKKFLLSREALQAVPWEVLILFGGGLSLAASIESSQLTVGLSQITHHFRFLPSFLLFIFFAGMALLLSELASNTATVAVLLPIVSSFAVGLGDNPLPFMIAIALAASCAFMMPVGTPPNAIIFGSGWVEVKHMVRAGFWLNLAALTLITAIVLIAF, encoded by the coding sequence GTGAATAAAAAAGAGCCTTCACCTCGAAATAGCATTTGGTTTCTTGGTCTATTTTTAGGTCTTTTGAGTTTTTTGTTAACGCTTATTCTGCCACCGCCGCAAAATTTTTCTTTGGAAGCATGGCACACCTTGGGAGTGGGTCTTTGGATGGCAATATGGTGGATGTTGGAAATAGTGCCTTTAGCAGTCACGGCTTTGTTGCCTTTGGTTTTGATGCCGCTCTTGGGAGTAAGAACAGTAGCGCAGACGGCTTCGGATTATGGTGATCCTTTAATATTTCTTTTTTTAAGCGGTTTTTTAATGGCGCAAGCGATGCAGCGATGGGGATTACATGAGCGTTTGGCATTAAGTCTCATTATGAGAACGGGAACTAAACCCGCGGCTTTGGTGGGAGGATTTATGGTGGCAACCGCTTTTTTAAGTATGTGGGTGAGCAATACGGCGACGGCAATGATGATGTATCCGATAGGAGTTTCGACATTAAATCTGCTCAAAAATGAAAAAGGTGAATTTCGAGATATTTATTTGCCAATCGCGTTGATGTTATCCATTGCTTATGCGGCGAATATTGGTGGTGTTGCGACCTTGATTGGAACACCGCCCAATGTGATGGCAGCGGCTTTTATTGAAAAAGAATTTCATATTTTGATTCCTTTTTGGCGATGGATGTTGTTTGGTTTCCCGTTGGCAGTTTGCTTGCTCGTTTTCGCTTACTTTTTGTTAACGCGATGGGTTTTTACCTTAAGTAAAGAAGAGATAATAGGAGTGCGGGAGCATATCCGTGAGCAAATTATTCATTTAGGGCCCGTGCGCCAGGAGGAAAAAGCAGTGGCGGCGGTTTTAGGGATTGTTGTTTTTTTATGGTTGTTCAAACCTGTTTTGGGAAGTTGGATTGCTTCACTTTCAGATACTGTGATTGCTTTGATGGGGGTGATTACACTTTTTCTTTGGCCGGTGGATTTAAAACAGAAAAAATTCCTTTTATCAAGAGAAGCTCTTCAAGCGGTGCCTTGGGAAGTGTTAATTTTATTTGGTGGTGGGTTGAGTTTAGCAGCAAGCATTGAAAGTTCTCAACTAACAGTGGGTCTAAGTCAAATCACTCATCATTTTCGATTTTTACCCTCTTTTTTGCTTTTTATTTTCTTTGCGGGCATGGCTTTGTTATTAAGTGAATTAGCTAGTAACACGGCGACGGTTGCTGTGTTGCTGCCAATTGTTTCTTCTTTTGCGGTAGGATTGGGCGATAATCCATTACCCTTTATGATTGCTATTGCTTTAGCAGCGAGTTGTGCCTTTATGATGCCAGTGGGCACCCCGCCTAATGCTATTATTTTTGGGAGTGGTTGGGTAGAAGTGAAACACATGGTTAGAGCTGGTTTTTGGCTGAATCTTGCAGCGTTGACTTTGATTACAGCAATTGTTTTGATTGCGTTTTAG
- the ispF gene encoding 2-C-methyl-D-erythritol 2,4-cyclodiphosphate synthase has protein sequence MNRVGIGYDVHALVEGRPCILGGVTLAHDKGLEGHSDADVLIHAIADAILGALGEGDIGKHFPNSDARWKNVSSLVFLEKIQEMLQTQKMVLINVDATIIAEAPKVLPHTEAMKEKLARALAIEPRQINLKATTNEKMGFLGRGEGIAALAIASVMPR, from the coding sequence ATGAATCGAGTCGGTATAGGTTATGATGTGCATGCATTAGTGGAAGGCAGACCCTGCATTCTAGGCGGGGTAACTCTCGCGCATGACAAAGGATTGGAAGGTCATTCAGATGCTGATGTTTTGATTCACGCGATTGCTGATGCCATCTTGGGGGCTTTAGGCGAAGGTGACATCGGAAAACATTTTCCGAATTCCGATGCTCGATGGAAAAATGTTTCCAGCCTTGTCTTTCTCGAAAAAATTCAAGAAATGTTACAAACTCAAAAAATGGTGTTAATAAATGTAGACGCCACCATTATTGCTGAAGCACCGAAAGTTTTGCCTCACACTGAAGCCATGAAGGAAAAGTTAGCTCGCGCGCTTGCGATTGAACCGCGGCAAATTAATCTAAAAGCAACCACCAATGAAAAAATGGGATTTTTGGGTCGAGGCGAAGGTATTGCGGCTTTGGCTATCGCCAGTGTCATGCCACGTTAG
- a CDS encoding histone deacetylase, producing MISLFYHEGYAAPIGEDHIMPMRKFGLVAEKLGQHPRAKLLKPDPISEKDLLRVHTPDYVRAIRAGEPRTLAESQKFSWSEKLFPAVCLTNGGCLAAGRAALKDGIAGNLASGFHHSHADHGEGFCTFNGLIVALDALKEEGLIKHAAILDLDLHYGNGTANLVASRTDFLAISVYGNDYFNNKAYREVEPMRHEDGINHFSIPVKNGADGEEYLKCLEKGTSLMLKFNEIDLILYQAGADPLRDDPYSPLNLGAADLRERDKRVFQFAKERGIPLAWVLAGGYTKDVSKVVEVHVNTFLACSEVY from the coding sequence ATGATTTCATTGTTTTATCATGAGGGTTATGCGGCGCCGATTGGTGAGGATCATATTATGCCGATGAGGAAGTTTGGTTTGGTGGCTGAGAAGTTGGGTCAGCATCCGCGCGCTAAACTTTTGAAGCCTGATCCTATTTCTGAGAAAGATTTGTTGCGAGTGCACACGCCTGATTATGTGCGGGCGATTCGCGCAGGTGAACCGAGGACTTTGGCGGAATCCCAGAAGTTTTCTTGGTCAGAAAAATTATTTCCTGCGGTGTGTTTAACTAATGGTGGTTGTCTTGCGGCTGGGAGGGCAGCTTTGAAGGATGGGATTGCGGGAAATTTGGCTAGTGGGTTTCATCATTCTCATGCTGATCACGGTGAAGGATTTTGCACGTTTAATGGTTTGATTGTTGCCTTGGATGCTTTGAAGGAGGAAGGGTTAATTAAACATGCGGCGATATTAGATTTGGATCTTCATTATGGCAATGGAACGGCAAATTTAGTGGCATCAAGAACAGATTTTTTGGCAATTTCCGTGTATGGAAATGATTACTTTAACAATAAAGCTTATCGAGAAGTTGAACCTATGCGTCATGAGGATGGGATAAATCATTTTTCCATTCCAGTGAAAAATGGAGCTGATGGTGAGGAATATTTAAAATGTTTGGAAAAAGGGACATCTTTAATGTTAAAGTTTAATGAAATTGACCTAATTTTGTATCAAGCTGGGGCAGATCCTTTGAGGGATGATCCTTATTCGCCTTTAAATCTAGGCGCGGCGGATTTGAGGGAGCGAGATAAAAGGGTTTTCCAATTTGCTAAAGAGCGGGGAATTCCTTTGGCTTGGGTTTTGGCTGGAGGTTATACGAAAGATGTTTCGAAAGTGGTAGAGGTTCATGTGAATACGTTTCTTGCTTGCTCGGAAGTTTATTGA
- the glnA gene encoding type I glutamate--ammonia ligase: protein MEKRYIKAKDGKEVISFAKQHGVRLVDFKFCDIQGTWQHFTTTLLELNEDLFTEGLGFDGSSIRGWRAINSSDMLVVPDPKTAIIDPFNVEPTLSLVCTVVDPITRESYNRDPRGIAQRAEAYLNSTGLADTAYFGPEAEFFIFDDVRYENKSNGSYYSVDSVEAIWNTGRDEQPNLGYKIRHKEGYLPVAPADTQQDLRNEITLLLGELGVEVERQHHEVATAGQAEIDIRFNSLVNVGDDMQLYKYVVRNICKKYGKTVTFMPKPLFGDNGSGMHVHQSLWKGGKPLFAGKGYANLSEMALFYIGGIIKHARALTAITNPTTNSFKRLVPGYEAPVNFAYSARNRSAAIRIPTYSASPKAVRVEFRTPDPAANIYLCCAAMMMAGLDGIQNRIHPGDPFDKNLYELPPEELAKVPCAPDSLLGAVEALEQDHEFLLKGDVFTRDMLEAMMDMQKKNYDAIRMRPHPYEFFLYYDV from the coding sequence ATGGAAAAAAGATATATTAAAGCGAAAGATGGCAAAGAGGTTATCTCGTTTGCGAAACAACACGGAGTGCGACTCGTCGATTTTAAATTTTGCGATATCCAGGGCACTTGGCAGCATTTCACGACAACTTTATTGGAGCTCAATGAAGATTTGTTCACGGAAGGTTTAGGTTTTGATGGGTCTTCCATTCGAGGTTGGAGAGCGATCAACTCTTCGGACATGTTAGTGGTGCCTGATCCTAAGACTGCGATCATTGATCCGTTTAATGTGGAGCCGACTCTGAGTTTAGTTTGTACGGTAGTGGATCCGATTACGCGTGAAAGTTACAATCGCGATCCGCGTGGAATTGCTCAGCGTGCTGAGGCTTATCTTAACAGTACGGGCTTAGCGGACACGGCTTATTTTGGACCGGAAGCGGAGTTTTTTATTTTCGATGATGTGCGTTATGAAAATAAATCTAACGGTTCTTATTATTCAGTCGATTCGGTTGAAGCGATTTGGAATACCGGTCGCGATGAGCAACCCAATTTAGGTTATAAAATTCGTCATAAGGAAGGTTATTTACCCGTAGCCCCCGCTGACACGCAACAGGATCTTCGTAATGAAATCACTTTATTGTTGGGCGAATTGGGTGTGGAAGTGGAGCGTCAACATCACGAAGTGGCTACAGCGGGTCAGGCGGAAATTGATATTCGCTTTAATTCGTTGGTGAACGTTGGTGATGATATGCAGCTCTACAAATATGTGGTGCGTAACATCTGTAAAAAATACGGTAAGACAGTGACTTTTATGCCGAAACCACTTTTTGGCGATAATGGTTCGGGCATGCATGTGCATCAATCCTTGTGGAAGGGTGGCAAGCCTCTCTTTGCTGGAAAAGGCTATGCCAATTTGAGCGAGATGGCTTTATTTTATATTGGTGGAATTATTAAGCACGCACGAGCTTTGACGGCGATTACCAATCCGACAACCAATAGTTTCAAACGATTGGTGCCAGGTTATGAAGCGCCCGTAAATTTTGCTTACAGCGCGCGTAATCGTTCTGCAGCTATTCGTATTCCGACTTATTCGGCGAGTCCGAAAGCGGTGCGCGTGGAATTTCGCACGCCAGATCCTGCGGCTAATATTTATTTATGTTGCGCTGCGATGATGATGGCGGGTTTGGATGGGATTCAAAATCGTATTCATCCGGGTGATCCATTTGATAAAAATCTTTATGAATTGCCACCGGAAGAATTGGCTAAGGTGCCTTGTGCTCCTGATTCTTTATTGGGCGCTGTGGAAGCGTTGGAACAAGATCATGAGTTTTTATTGAAAGGCGACGTTTTTACACGTGATATGTTGGAAGCGATGATGGATATGCAGAAGAAAAATTATGATGCGATTCGTATGCGTCCGCATCCTTACGAATTTTTCTTATATTATGATGTTTAA
- a CDS encoding lysophospholipid acyltransferase family protein: MTNFAFGFYLGGMRYSPKESQEKILKRRRHGRWAARCLRLMGVTLRYRLEDPWHVLDEGPKPRIWVAWHNRLASAPNWYERIGNRIGKLYALISASGDGEILATTMGEFGIEAIRGSKSRGGEEALRELLKQLRAGNSVVITPDGPRGPRYHLQEGILKLAEWSGVEVVPFDFKLKGRVELNTWDRLRISLPFGRSVMVIRQPIRPPFDLEKLRNELILKLNE, translated from the coding sequence TTGACGAATTTTGCTTTTGGTTTTTACTTGGGGGGCATGCGTTACAGTCCAAAAGAATCGCAGGAAAAAATTTTGAAGCGACGACGTCACGGGCGCTGGGCAGCGCGATGCTTGAGATTAATGGGGGTGACGCTACGTTATCGGTTGGAGGATCCGTGGCATGTTTTGGACGAAGGGCCTAAGCCAAGAATTTGGGTTGCCTGGCATAATCGGCTCGCAAGCGCTCCGAATTGGTATGAGCGGATTGGTAATAGGATAGGTAAACTTTATGCGTTGATTAGCGCGAGTGGTGATGGAGAAATATTAGCAACGACGATGGGGGAGTTTGGGATTGAGGCGATTCGTGGTTCCAAATCTCGAGGGGGTGAGGAAGCGTTGAGGGAATTGTTGAAGCAGTTGCGAGCTGGAAATTCTGTTGTTATCACGCCGGATGGTCCGCGTGGTCCGCGTTATCATTTGCAAGAGGGGATTCTTAAATTGGCAGAATGGTCGGGTGTGGAGGTGGTGCCATTTGATTTTAAGTTGAAAGGTAGAGTTGAGTTGAATACGTGGGATCGTTTGAGAATCTCACTGCCTTTTGGTCGATCTGTGATGGTGATTCGCCAGCCAATTCGGCCTCCTTTTGATTTGGAAAAGTTAAGAAATGAGTTAATTTTGAAGCTTAATGAATAA
- a CDS encoding aldehyde dehydrogenase family protein, translating into MKLTCWKNRSPGDTRIELPEVCVSNVESCVQRAHEAAVSWAHLPLEKRMDYVRKIQTGLKEIEEELARGIALETGKPLKESRSEMGAVLMKFDLSIDDAQRWLKPEDVHEGPHPAKIVRRAQGPAAVIGPFNFPLHLPNGAAVPHLLAGNPVLLKPSPVAAVVAERYGKVFESILPPGVFQLIQGGAEESMALCLHPLVRSVNFTGSVTVGKILSRALAEDFSKHLALELGGKNALIVCEDADVVTAAQAAAEGICLTAGQRCNATSRILVNQKVAKPFYEALVEVLKKYQPGDPMKEETILGPVINEKAHQRFEKVLSLNKDGEWLVKGAVEKVVDGKPGYYVRPAVWLWRDRNKGLKSALHCEEVFAPIAEVYEVADVADAIAMHETTPFGLTASIFTQSEKVFRQFADALNVGNLYANLATTFSPSTLPFGGVGESGNRRPAGRHFIRFTTEEQAIQIPENSFSE; encoded by the coding sequence ATGAAATTAACGTGTTGGAAAAATCGGAGTCCGGGTGACACGCGTATTGAGTTGCCGGAGGTGTGTGTTTCGAATGTGGAGAGTTGTGTGCAAAGGGCGCATGAGGCGGCTGTGTCGTGGGCGCATCTGCCGTTGGAAAAACGAATGGATTATGTTCGAAAAATTCAGACAGGCCTAAAAGAGATCGAAGAGGAATTGGCGCGAGGGATTGCTTTGGAAACGGGCAAGCCGTTAAAAGAATCGCGTAGTGAGATGGGTGCCGTTCTGATGAAGTTTGATTTGAGTATTGACGATGCGCAGCGGTGGTTGAAGCCGGAGGATGTGCATGAGGGGCCGCATCCGGCCAAAATTGTGCGGCGTGCTCAGGGGCCGGCGGCGGTGATTGGGCCATTTAATTTTCCTTTACATCTGCCGAATGGTGCTGCGGTTCCGCATTTGTTGGCTGGCAATCCGGTTTTGTTGAAGCCTTCACCTGTGGCCGCGGTGGTGGCGGAGCGATATGGAAAGGTGTTTGAGTCGATTTTGCCGCCGGGCGTTTTTCAGTTGATTCAAGGCGGAGCGGAAGAAAGTATGGCACTTTGTTTGCATCCGTTGGTACGGTCGGTGAATTTTACGGGTTCTGTTACAGTTGGGAAGATATTGTCACGAGCTTTGGCGGAAGATTTTTCGAAGCATTTGGCTTTGGAATTGGGCGGGAAAAATGCGTTGATCGTGTGTGAGGATGCGGATGTTGTTACTGCGGCGCAGGCAGCGGCGGAAGGGATTTGTTTAACGGCGGGGCAGCGTTGTAATGCAACGAGTCGTATTTTGGTAAATCAAAAAGTAGCGAAACCTTTTTATGAAGCACTGGTGGAGGTGTTGAAAAAATATCAGCCTGGCGATCCCATGAAAGAGGAGACTATTTTGGGTCCGGTAATTAATGAGAAAGCACATCAACGGTTTGAAAAAGTTTTGAGTTTAAATAAAGATGGCGAATGGTTGGTGAAGGGGGCGGTGGAAAAGGTGGTGGATGGGAAGCCGGGTTATTATGTGAGGCCAGCGGTTTGGCTGTGGAGGGATCGGAATAAGGGTTTAAAATCCGCTTTGCATTGTGAAGAAGTTTTTGCGCCCATCGCTGAGGTGTATGAAGTTGCGGATGTGGCCGATGCTATTGCTATGCATGAGACGACGCCTTTCGGTTTAACGGCTTCTATTTTTACCCAATCAGAAAAAGTTTTTCGTCAATTTGCGGATGCGTTGAATGTGGGAAATCTCTACGCGAATTTGGCAACAACTTTTTCTCCCTCGACTTTGCCTTTTGGCGGAGTGGGTGAGTCGGGAAATCGTCGGCCTGCGGGGCGACATTTTATACGATTTACGACGGAGGAGCAGGCGATTCAAATTCCGGAGAATAGTTTTTCTGAGTGA
- a CDS encoding glycosyltransferase family 4 protein yields the protein MNFALFTTTFFPIVGGAEKQLDLLARGLLARGHSPLVIAPWVSGKNNEIKTPYPIYRYPRIRSKRWGLRWHARFLSQLHKKHAFDWIHSQGAYPAGYMASAFAKRHSVPLIIRAYGGDVLPGEAIASSWWLNRRLKKTTASAKILIAQNHELKELLSQLSGNPNHVFQLANGVEIELYAKEILPNPYCDEAPFALTLSNFYPKKGLDILIRAWAQVVKQLPQAKLKIAGHGPDEIKLKNLIHELCVDDVVTIHGQVRSEDKIQLLQASQLYISSARREPFSNALLEAIAAGNRVVATRTGGSIEIVQKTQSGVLVEPSDETALANAIIQSFPQARPLLTFEQRYERIACYSVEAMIDNYLALLK from the coding sequence ATGAATTTTGCGCTTTTTACCACCACTTTTTTCCCAATTGTCGGGGGGGCTGAAAAACAATTGGATTTATTAGCTCGCGGCCTTTTAGCGCGTGGCCATTCGCCACTCGTGATTGCACCTTGGGTGTCCGGAAAAAATAATGAAATAAAAACGCCCTATCCGATTTATCGCTATCCTCGGATTCGTTCCAAACGGTGGGGACTTCGATGGCACGCGCGATTTCTTTCTCAATTACATAAAAAGCATGCTTTTGACTGGATCCATTCTCAAGGCGCATATCCCGCTGGCTATATGGCAAGCGCATTTGCCAAACGACATTCCGTGCCTTTAATTATTCGCGCGTATGGCGGTGACGTATTACCCGGAGAAGCTATCGCTTCCTCCTGGTGGTTAAATCGTCGCTTAAAAAAAACCACAGCAAGCGCCAAAATTTTAATCGCACAAAATCATGAATTGAAAGAATTGCTTAGTCAGCTCAGTGGCAACCCCAACCATGTCTTTCAATTAGCCAATGGCGTTGAAATTGAATTATACGCTAAAGAAATTTTACCCAACCCTTATTGTGACGAAGCGCCTTTTGCTCTTACCCTTAGCAATTTTTACCCAAAAAAAGGATTGGATATTTTAATTCGAGCCTGGGCACAAGTGGTCAAGCAATTGCCACAAGCCAAATTAAAAATCGCGGGCCATGGTCCCGATGAAATCAAATTAAAAAATCTAATTCACGAACTTTGTGTAGATGATGTCGTCACCATTCACGGCCAAGTTCGAAGCGAAGACAAAATTCAGCTTTTGCAAGCCAGCCAACTTTATATTAGCAGCGCCCGACGCGAACCTTTTTCGAATGCCCTTCTGGAAGCCATCGCAGCCGGCAATCGCGTGGTGGCAACGCGCACGGGCGGTTCGATTGAAATTGTGCAAAAAACGCAAAGCGGCGTTTTAGTGGAACCTAGTGATGAAACGGCTTTGGCAAACGCTATCATTCAAAGTTTTCCACAAGCTCGACCCCTTTTAACTTTCGAGCAGCGCTACGAGCGTATCGCTTGTTATTCCGTAGAAGCCATGATAGACAATTATTTAGCGTTATTAAAATAA
- the cysS gene encoding cysteine--tRNA ligase, giving the protein MKAPQFYNTLSRQIELLPFSAGDEIKLYTCGPTVYDYAHIGNFRAYIFEDLLQRFLEVTGYRVKRVMNFTDVDDKTIRNSRKQGIPLSEFTALYKKAFLEDLKTLRIQMPSHMPSATDFIPQMIQMIQALEQKGIAYQAEDGSVYYRISKFSDYGKLAHLDLETLRPSGRINSDEYEKENLGDFALWKAVTPEDGEVGWESPWGRGRPGWHIECSAMATALLGETIDIHCGGIDNIFPHHEAEIAQSEACSGHRFVKLWMHCEHLRVNNQKMAKSLGNFYTLRDLLEKGFTGDQVRYALLSVHYRIPLNFTLEGLEASKQALTRIDEWKKRLLSLNFDRSEKVEAASWQKKFVEALADDLNISKALAVLFDVIRETHRAMDQNSLSQQEADTHWKAWETINQILAIETTTGTTTIPESVQKLLEERKLAREKKDFKQSDLLREKMKTLGWTVKDTPQGQELRAL; this is encoded by the coding sequence ATGAAAGCGCCCCAGTTTTACAACACGTTGTCGCGCCAAATCGAATTATTGCCTTTTTCTGCAGGAGACGAAATCAAACTCTATACGTGCGGTCCTACTGTTTATGATTACGCGCACATTGGAAACTTTCGCGCCTATATTTTTGAAGATCTTTTGCAACGATTTTTGGAAGTAACGGGTTATCGGGTCAAACGTGTGATGAATTTTACGGATGTGGACGACAAAACCATTCGCAATTCACGCAAGCAAGGCATCCCTCTTTCTGAGTTCACTGCCCTTTATAAAAAAGCATTTTTGGAAGATTTAAAAACTTTGCGTATCCAAATGCCAAGTCATATGCCAAGCGCTACAGATTTTATTCCGCAAATGATTCAGATGATCCAAGCGTTGGAACAAAAGGGCATCGCTTATCAAGCGGAAGATGGCTCCGTTTATTACCGGATTTCAAAATTTTCAGATTATGGAAAATTAGCGCATCTCGATTTAGAAACGTTACGACCCTCAGGACGGATTAATTCAGATGAATACGAAAAAGAAAATCTCGGGGACTTCGCGCTATGGAAAGCCGTCACTCCAGAAGATGGCGAGGTAGGATGGGAATCGCCCTGGGGACGAGGGCGACCAGGGTGGCACATCGAATGTTCCGCAATGGCGACTGCTTTATTAGGAGAAACAATTGATATTCATTGCGGCGGCATTGATAATATTTTTCCTCATCACGAAGCAGAAATTGCACAAAGCGAAGCGTGCAGTGGTCACCGCTTTGTAAAACTTTGGATGCATTGCGAGCATCTACGAGTCAATAATCAAAAAATGGCTAAATCGCTTGGCAATTTTTATACCTTGCGCGATTTGTTGGAGAAAGGTTTTACAGGAGATCAAGTTCGTTACGCTTTGCTTTCAGTGCATTATCGTATTCCTCTCAATTTTACTTTGGAAGGATTAGAAGCAAGCAAACAAGCTTTAACACGCATTGATGAATGGAAAAAACGTCTACTTTCGTTAAATTTTGATCGATCAGAAAAAGTGGAAGCGGCTTCCTGGCAAAAAAAATTTGTGGAAGCCTTAGCTGATGATCTTAATATTTCTAAAGCTTTAGCTGTGCTATTTGACGTCATTCGCGAAACTCATCGCGCCATGGATCAAAATTCACTCTCTCAACAAGAAGCCGATACGCATTGGAAAGCCTGGGAAACCATTAATCAAATTTTAGCCATCGAAACAACAACTGGAACAACAACCATTCCTGAATCCGTCCAAAAACTTTTAGAAGAACGAAAGTTGGCGCGTGAAAAAAAGGACTTTAAACAATCAGATCTATTGCGAGAAAAGATGAAAACCTTGGGCTGGACGGTAAAAGACACACCGCAAGGTCAAGAACTCCGAGCTCTTTGA